In the genome of Doryrhamphus excisus isolate RoL2022-K1 chromosome 11, RoL_Dexc_1.0, whole genome shotgun sequence, one region contains:
- the scamp5a gene encoding secretory carrier-associated membrane protein 5 yields MAENNFPPLPRFIPLKPCFYQDFNEIPDQRRTMCKRLYYLWILNSATLAVNLIGCLAWMCGGGGATNFGMAFLWLILFTPCSYVCWFRPIYKAFKTDSSFNFMAFFFVFMAQVVISIIQTVGIPGWGVCGWLATITFFSTNIGSAVVMLIPTVMFTAVAVLSFIALSKVHNFYRGSGGSLGKAQEEWATGAWKNPHVQQAAQQAAMGAAQGAMQQNQYSAAPTYNYDDPM; encoded by the exons atGGCAG AAAACAACTTCCCTCCGCTGCCTCGATTCATCCCCCTCAAGCCGTGCTTTTACCAGGATTTCAACGAGATCCCTGACCAGCGTCGCACCATGTGCAAGCGGCTCTACTACTTATGGATCT TGAATAGCGCCACTCTGGCTGTCAACCTGATTGGCTGCCTGGCATGGATGTGTGGTGGAGGCGGAGCCACCAACTTTGGCATGGCCTTCCTCTGGCTCATCCTCTTCACGCCTTGCTCGTACGTGTGCTGGTTCAGGCCCATCTACAAGGCCTTCAA GACCGACAGCTCCTTCAACTTCATGGCGTTCTTCTTTGTCTTCATGGCCCAGGTTGTGATCAGTATTATCCAGACAGTCGGCATTCCGGGATGGGGAGTATG CGGTTGGCTGGCAACCATAACGTTCTTCAGCACCAACATCGGCTCGGCTGTGGTCATGTTGATCCCCACCGTCATGTTTACCGCCGTGGCGGTGCTGTCCTTCATCGCCTTGTCCAAG GTGCATAACTTCTACCGTGGCAGCGGGGGCAGTTTGGGGAAGGCCCAGGAGGAGTGGGCCACCGGGGCGTGGAAGAACCCCCACGTGCAGCAGGCGGCTCAGCAAGCCGCTATGGGCGCCGCTCAGGGAGCCATGCAGCAGAACCAGTACTCAGCAGCCCCCACCTACAACTACGACGATCCGATGTAG
- the parp16 gene encoding protein mono-ADP-ribosyltransferase PARP16: MQPPLPPEVVRELVCSCLHRDPVAADLRCSLFVAAAQYYRRDSLLRPFPPQYIHEDAKDFDALLADVNSFPGVRALVRLRPGEGQHHVALTHWILSSKSFAVKTLQKDEYAKLCALTENDGVSAPVPDFLFELEYCDQLNARFERTRAGRDVFYAFHGSRLENFHSIIHNGLHCHLNKNSVFGEGTYLTSDLSMAVLYSPHSSGWQESLLGPLLSCVALCEVIDHPDVKCQVKKKDSKIIDRRRSRAKNSEGGEVPQKYFVVTNNQLLRVKYLLVYSQRRHLSRHSHSTSWFLRHHFAIMMSLYLMLLIFIGAFNSNTFISFWNRRFS, from the exons ATGCAGCCGCCGCTTCCACCTGAGGTGGTCAGAGAGTTAGTGTGCTCCTGTCTGCATAGAGATCCAGTGGCAGCAGATCTTCGTTGCAGCCTGTTTGTTGCTGCCGCACAATACTACAGGAGGGACTCTTTGCTTCGACCCTTCCCTCCTCAGTACATCCACGAGGACGCGAAAGACTTTGATGCACTG CTGGCCGATGTGAATTCTTTCCCTGGTGTGAGAGCGTTGGTTAGACTGCGACCAGGAGAGGGACAGCACCATGTAGCCCTCACACACTGGATTCTCTCTTCTAAGAGCTTTGCTGTCAAGACGCTACAAAAGGATGAA TATGCCAAACTTTGTGCCCTGACAGAAAACGACGGCGTTTCTGCACCAGTGCCAGACTTCCTGTTTGAGTTGGAGTACTGCGACCAGTTGAATGCGAGGTTTGAACGGACCAGAGCGGGCAGAGATGTCTTCTACGCTTTCCATGGAAGTCGCCTGGAGAACTTTCACTCCATCATTCACAACGGGCTGCACTGTCACCTCAACAAG AACTCAGTGTTTGGAGAGGGGACCTACCTCACCAGTGACCTCAGCATGGCCGTCCTTTACAGTCCCCACAGCAGCGGTTGGCAGGAAAGCCTCCTGGGTCCGCTTCTCAGCTGCGTTGCCTTGTGTGAAGTCATCGACCACCCAGATGTCAAGTGTCAGGTGAAGAAAAAAG ACTCTAAAATCATTGACCGCCGGCGTTCACGGGCCAAAAATAGCGAGGGAGGTGAGGTGCCACAGAAATACTTTGTGGTCACAAACAATCAGCTCTTACGTGTCAAGTACCTGTTGGTTTACTCCCAGAGGAGACACCTGTCCAG ACATTCCCACAGCACCTCCTGGTTCCTGAGACACCACTTTGCCATCATGATGAGTCTCTACCTTATGCTGCTCATTTTCATTGGCGCCTTCAACTCCAACACCTTCATATCTTTTTGGAACAGACGATTCAGCTGA